In a genomic window of Telopea speciosissima isolate NSW1024214 ecotype Mountain lineage chromosome 5, Tspe_v1, whole genome shotgun sequence:
- the LOC122661563 gene encoding TBC1 domain family member 5, with protein MCPAPSEPTSPESSYDSSVPRSSPQGCGVESRFSGLRGVQWRIYLGILPSSDSSIEELRRVTADSRRRYAGLRRSLLVNPPKDGNTVPDLVMENPLSQNPDSMWGRFFRNAELEKIVDQDLSRLYPEHGSYFQTPACQGMLRRILLLWSLKHPEYGYRQGMHELLAPLLYVLHVDVQHLSQVRKLYEDHFVDKFDGLPFLERDLVSSYKLTKTPDSSNWDMGIDEESSLHRDATKVSSLDELDPKIQTIVLLSDAYGAEGELGILLSERFMEHDAYCMFDVLMSGASGAVAMADFFSPSPTIRSHSGVPPVIEASSALYHLLSVVDMSLHSHLVELGVEPQYFALRWFRVLFGREFLLEDLLIIWDDIFASDNSKSITDVADDIGSSFGVLSSPRGAFISAMAVSMILYLRSSLLATENATTCLQRLLNFPKNINVKRLMDKAKSLQALALDTINSSTPSQVGAFDKSKATVGRGYSLPSGSVSPTTPLSKVPDSYWEEKWRVLHKAEEAQQGSLKKQVSSGKKGFSDRFRLSLVRAESDPSPAKMESEKKRSGSSVKRSLLEDLSRELGSDEDLGKVGNSGASGQRDPLSVEVEVEERIFHDDPTQQRSAEKDFTCAKTCSSGHTGSEENSTIFSASTSPRSRAVDHEIESEKSSVGSNLSVDDNDDELNNPEQAGIASDLPCPEKQVTIVKERKLSSKFQWLWKLGRGTGEGTSVIGGAMEGSKSTNGGNSLDNISVSLATDRCGDSSGISGSGDVVDNNMIATMRNLGNSMLENIQVIESVFQQDRTQMASLENFSKSILVGKGQVTAMAALKELRKISNLLSEM; from the exons ATGTGCCCAGCTCCGAGCGAGCCGACATCACCTGAATCGTCGTATGATTCATCGGTTCCTCGTTCTTCTCCTCAAGGTTGTGGTGTAGAATCTCGATTCTCGGGTCTAAGGGGTGTTCAATGGCGTATATATCTAGGGATTTTGCCTTCCTCGGATTCTTCAATTGAAGAACTTCGTCGGGTCACAGCAGATTCTCGAAGGAG ATATGCTGGTCTGAGAAGAAGCCTTCTAGTGAATCCTCCTAAAGATGGAAATACTGTCCCAGATCTTGTCATGGAGAATCCATTATCGCAAAATCCAG ATAGCATGTGGGGCCGCTTTTTTCGGAATGCTGAGCTGGAGAAAATTGTTGACCAGGATTTGTCACGTTTGTATCCAGAACATGGAAGCTACTTCCAGACACCAGCATGCCAGGGCATGTTGAGAAGGATTCTTTTGTTATGGTCCCTTAAACATCCAGAATATGGTTACAGACAAG GGATGCATGAACTTTTAGCTCCCCTCTTGTATGTTCTCCATGTTGATGTTCAACATCTTTCTCAAGTGCGGAAGCTCTATGAGGACCATTTTGTTGACAAGTTTGATGGCCTGCCCTTCCTTGAGAGAGATCTTGTTAGTAGTTACAAATTAACGAAGACACCAGATTCCTCCAATTGGGACATGGGGATTGATGAAGAGTCCAGTTTACATAGAGATGCAACCAAAGTCAGCAGCCTGGATGAGCTTGATCCTAAAATACAAACCATTGTATTACTAAGTGATGCTTATGGGGCAGAAGGTGAATTGGGTATTCTCCTGTCAGAGAGATTTATGGAACATGATGCGTATTGCATGTTTGATGTGTTAATGAGTGGGGCAAGTGGTGCAGTTGCCATGGCAGACTTTTTCTCTCCCTCACCCACCATCAGGTCTCACTCAGGCGTACCCCCAGTAATTGAAGCTTCTTCCGCTTTGTATCATTTGCTTTCTGTTGTTGACATGTCTCTCCATAGCCACCTAGTTGAGCTTGGGGTTGAACCACAGTACTTTGCTTTACGGTGGTTTCGTGTGTTGTTTGGACGCGAGTTCTTATTGGAAGACCTTCTGATAATATGGGATGATATATTTGCATCAGACAACAGTAAATCAATCACAGATGTTGCAGATGATATTGGCTCTAGTTTTGGGGTCCTCAGCTCCCCTCGTGGGGCATTCATCTCGGCAATGGCAGTCTCGATGATTCTTTATTTGAGATCCTCCCTACTTGCCACTGAAAATGCTACAACCTGTCTCCAGAGGTTGCTGAACTTTCCAAAGAACATAAATGTGAAGAGGTTGATGGACAAGGCAAAGTCTTTGCAGGCTCTTGCTCTGGATACTATTAACTCCTCAACTCCTTCCCAGGTTGGTGCTTTTGACAAGAGTAAAGCAACAGTTGGTAGGGGTTATAGCCTTCCATCTGGTTCAGTTTCTCCGACAACCCCACTGAGCAAAGTTCCTGATAGTTACTGGGAAGAGAAGTGGAGAGTGTTGCATAAGGCAGAAGAAGCTCAGCAAGGAAGTCTGAAGAAACAAGTTTCATCTGGCAAAAAGGGATTTTCAGATAGATTCAGATTAAGCCTGGTTAGAGCAGAATCAGACCCATCACCAGCAAAGATGGAGAGTGAGAAAAAACGCTCGGGATCCTCTGTTAAACGAAGTTTATTAGAGGATCTTTCCCGAGAGCTTGGCTCAGATGAAGATTTGGGGAAGGTGGGGAACAGTGGTGCTTCTGGTCAGAGGGATCCTCTCTCTGTTGAAGTTGAGGTGGAAGAAAGGATTTTTCATGATGACCCAACTCAACAAAGAAGTGCTGAGAAGGACTTCACTTGTGCGAAGACATGTTCCAGTGGACATACTGGTAGTGAAGAAAACTCCACTATTTTTTCTGCTTCCACAAGTCCTCGTAGTAGAGCTGTTGACCATGAGATTGAATCAGAGAAAAGTAGTGTGGGTTCAAATTTATCTGTtgatgacaatgatgatgaaCTCAACAATCCAGAGCAAGCAGGTATTGCTTCAGATCTACCCTGTCCAGAAAAGCAGGTGACAATTGTGAAGGAGCGCAAGCTGTCCAGTAAGTTTCAGTGGTTGTGGAAGTTGGGACGGGGTACTGGTGAAGGCACTTCTGTGATAGGGGGTGCTATGGAGGGATCAAAATCCACAAATGGAGGAAATAGTCTGGACAACATCTCAGTCTCATTGGCAACTGATAGATGTGGTGATTCATCTGGAATTAGTGGCTCAGGTGATGTTGTAGACAATAATATGATTGCCACGATGAGAAATCTTGGAAATTCTATGCTAGAAAATATTCAG GTGATTGAATCAGTTTTCCAGCAAGATAGGACTCAGATGGCGTCATTGGAGAACTTCTCCAAAAGCATTCTTGTAGGAAAAGGGCAAGTTACAGCTATGGCGGCTCTCAAGGAGCTTCGGAAAATAAGCAACCTTTTATCTGAGATGTAA